The genomic segment CGTCCCGCATCGCCTGGACAACAGAGTCCACCCCCACTTCAGCGGCTGTCACCCCTGTCTCTGCCGTCGCCACCGAGCCGGCtatcatcaacaacaacaacaacatgctgTTCTTTCAGGACAGCGCCCCCGGTGGCGGCCTCCGCTACTGCAGCTGCCCGGCGCCGGTGCTCCACTGCGATGAAACTCTGGCTGAACTTCAGTGCAGCTGCCGCAGCGTCTCACCCACCgcgctgccccctgctggcctgAGCGAGCCCAGCGTTCTGGTGACGGTGTGGCTGAGGGACACAGGGCTCCTCCAGGACCTGCTCAACGGGAGCCGGGTCAGCCACCTGCAGCTGGTCTCCTGCGGAGGGAAGCCCCTGAACTCCCAGCACCTGGCTCTGCTGGGCCTCCtcaccctgaagatccacagCAGCGCCCAGGGGGCGCCCTACCCCGACCAGGAGCTGTCCATAGTCATGCCAGCTGCCCGGGTTTTGTCATCGTCGTCTTCtgtggaggagttggaggaggaggagggagcgggtaggggtgtccccccccccctccgcctgaCCTTCCTGGACGTAGCGCTGCTTAACGGGCTGTCGGCCCTCAAGGCGTACAGTGTGACGGGGCAGTCGTTGTCCTCCCTGGAGACGCAGTTCCCCCGTCTGCCTCTGGCTCTCCTGCTGCAGTCCGCCGCCACCCCGACCCCTGGGGACAGCACAGGGTCACATGACCAGGTCAGAGACCCCGACGGCGAGTGGGTCCTCACCTTTGTCTACTGACGGCAGGCTCAGT from the Gadus macrocephalus chromosome 20, ASM3116895v1 genome contains:
- the LOC132448362 gene encoding uncharacterized protein C21orf62-like is translated as MSLNKISSALLPWFLCLSFLPSRIAWTTESTPTSAAVTPVSAVATEPAIINNNNNMLFFQDSAPGGGLRYCSCPAPVLHCDETLAELQCSCRSVSPTALPPAGLSEPSVLVTVWLRDTGLLQDLLNGSRVSHLQLVSCGGKPLNSQHLALLGLLTLKIHSSAQGAPYPDQELSIVMPAARVLSSSSSVEELEEEEGAGRGVPPPLRLTFLDVALLNGLSALKAYSVTGQSLSSLETQFPRLPLALLLQSAATPTPGDSTGSHDQVRDPDGEWVLTFVY